A part of Gadus morhua chromosome 17, gadMor3.0, whole genome shotgun sequence genomic DNA contains:
- the LOC115529360 gene encoding bcl2-associated agonist of cell death, producing the protein MAASFSISDDESETSDELEGREFPLQVPNWHPAMRPPVLLGGGRTRGNSESHVSYVDQEFRAGEGEDVGSGDGTPFRSRSQSAPAALWAAKKYGRQLRRMSDEFDSWLDKGEMRKVKSAGSAGQMWLSRSWWSNLFSHQETEVENSAHHPENQSNRTE; encoded by the exons ATGGCCGCATCGTTTTCCATATCAGACGACGAATCCGAGACCTCTGATGAGTTAGAGGGGCGAGAATTTCCACTTCAGGTACCCAACTGGCACCCTGCCATGAGACCCCCAG TCCTCTTAGGGGGCGGTCGTACTCGGGGGAACTCAGAGTCCCATGTGTCCTACGTGGACCAGGAGTTCCGGGCCGGGGAAGGGGAGGACGTGGGGTCCGGGGACGGCACCCCGTTCCGGAGTCGCTCGCAGTCCGCTCCGGCAGCCCTCTGGGCGGCCAAGAAGTACGGCCGGCAGCTCCGGAGGATGAGTGACGAGTTCGACAGCTGGCTGGACAAAGGG GAGATGCGGAAGGTGAAGAGCGCAGGGTCGGCCGGACAGATGTGGCTCTCCCGCAGCTGGTGGAGCAACCTCTTCAGCCACCAGGAGACGGAGGTGGAGAACAGCGCCCATCACCCGGAGAACCAGAGTAACCGCACCGAGTAG